A segment of the Dehalococcoidia bacterium genome:
GCGTCGGCGGCATTGGCGGCGAGACGGCCCGGCTGTGCTCGGAATTCGGAATGAACGTGATCGGAGTCGATCCGCGATTAGACGCCCCACCTCAGGGAGTGACCGAGTTGGTTGCTCCGGACGCTCTCGATGAGGTGCTGCCCCGCGCCGATTTTGTGATCGTTACGGTCCCTGAGACGCCTGAAACACAGCGACTTTTCAACCTCGGTCGCTTCGAGAAGATGAAGCCGTCTTGCTACTTCATCAACATCGGACGCGGTGCTACGGTGGTGCTGGACGATCTCGTAGCTGCTCTCGACGCCGGGGAAATCAGAGGTGCCGCTCTGGACGTCTTCGAAATCGAACCGCTTCCTTCGGATCACGCTCTCTGGGCGATGCCAAACGTTATTATCACCCCACACTGCGCTGGTGCAGGTCCCTACCTGGACGACCGCAGAACAGAGCTCTTCATTGAGAACTGCGTCAGGTTCGGCCAGGGTCAAGAGTTGCAGAACGTCGTAGACAAGGCCAACTGGTTCTGATGGCGAGTCTATACCTCGTCGACGGCACCTACGAGCTCTTCCGGGCCCACTTCGGTGCGCCCCCCCGGACTTCCCCCGACGGAACGTCTATCGGGGCGGTCACCGGGCTCCTTCAGACCCTGCTTCTTCTCCTTCGCGAGCAGCAACCCGAGTACATCGCGTGTGCATTCGACCACGTGGTCGAGTCGTTCCGTAACGATCTCTTCGAAGGCTACAAGACAGGGGAGGGAACTCCGGAAGATCTTGCAGCGCAGTTTGAACTAGCGGAAACGATCTCACGGTCCCTGGGAATCGTCACTTGGCCAATGGTCGAGTTCGAGGCTGACGACGCCATAGCAACGGCAACCACTCGCTGGAAGCACGAGCCCGAGATCGATAAGGTGGTCATCTGCTCCGTCGACAAGGACCTCATGAACCTTGTCGAAGGCGACCGTGTTGTCGTCTGGGACCGCAGGCGAGACATCACATACACAGAGGCCGACGTTATCGAGAGGTTCGGGGTTCCTCCGGCCTCGATCCCGGATTACCTCGCCTTGGTTGGCGACTCTGCCGATGGAATACCCGGGGTCCCTCGATGGGGTGCGAAGGGTACGGCAACTGTACTGGCCGAATTCGGCCACATTGATTCGATCCCAGAGTCACACGAGGACTGGGCGGTAGCAGTACGAGGAGCCCGATCGCTGGCCACGAATCTCGCTGAATGCCGCAATGAGGCTGAACTGTACCGTACCCTGGCCACGTTACGGACGGACGTACCGCTTACCCATGAACTCGAGGATCTTCGCTGGCACGGAGTTCCCCAGGACGAGTACCTCGCACTCTGCGTTTCTCTTGGTCTGGAGCGGTTAAGAGACACGCCAGAAAGGTGGCAACAGGAGTGAAGAGAGGGAGTACCCCCGGCGGGACTCGAACCCACGCACCTGGCTCCGGAGGCCAGCGCTCTATCCACTGAGCTACGGGGGCGTAACTGGTTCCACAATATAGCAATTGCGCCTCTTCACGACAAGCAGAATTGACTTGGAGAGTCCTGTTCAGCGAACATAGTCGGGGCTTGGTCAACCATAGCTCGATAGTGCTCTTGGATGGCCTGAATAAGGGTCGTTAAGAGGGTGCTGTAGCCCTTGACATACAGGTACTGGGTGAATATGATTATGCCGCATTTGTGCACCGTCGGCTCTACCGGCGGGAGACTTGTATGTCTGTAAGACCAAAGTCTCAAGAATCGGTCCGACGGATGGACAATAAGCCCAAGAAATCATCTCGAGAGGGGGTCAGATGAGAAGGCACTTCCCCGTAAAGGGCATTGCAATTGCCCTGCTTTCTTCAGTTCTTGTATTGGCATTAATAGCATGTGCGGGACCTCAGGGTGAGCCGGGACAGCCCGGATTGCCAGGTAACCCGGGTAACCCCGGAGCCGCAGGTTCTCAAGGCGCTCAGGGAGAGCCCGGTCTTCCCGGTCTTCCGGGACATCCGGGTAACCCTGGTCCTGCCGGCCCTCCAGGCCCTCAGGGCCCCGCAGGTGCCGCAGGTGCTCCCGCTGTTTCTCCTGAAGCTTCTGTAGAACTCAGCAAGTCCGCTATCGCCACTGCTGGCGATTCAGTAACCGTACGCGGCTCCGGGTTCCTTCCCGGCGAGCCAGTAGTCCTGCAGCTCAGAGTCGACGAGAACCTGTCGATCATTGCTGGAGGCGCTCGCGGTGCTCAGGTTCAGGCCAACGAGGCCGGAGCTTTCAGCATTACCTTTGACGAGATCGGCGGCGCTTCGGCAAGCCAGGCTCGCGCAATTGGTAACCGCACCTTCTTCGCCCAGGGCTCAGACGGCAGCAGAGCCAGCACGCCCGTAACGGTCGTCGGTGCCCCAGAGCCAATGACTTCGGTTGACACCAGCCTGCTCGCTAGCGCGACTGCAGTTGGAGAGGCCGTCATGATTTGGGGCGCAGGCTTCATGGCCGATGAGGTCGTTTCCCTGATCGCGGTTGGAGCTGCTGAAGGCGGAGGCAACCGGATATTTGGTGGAGTCACTGCTAATGGCTCCGGTGCATTCGCGGTAGACGTGGCCAACCCGCTCGGCGAGGGTGTATACACTCTCAAGGCGACTGGCAACATGGGCTCCACTGCGACAGCTCCTCTGGTCATAGTAGCCGAGAAGTAGAAACACCCGCTTAGACTAAGTAATACTTAGGCGATAAAGCGCCGCCTCCCCTAGAGGAGGCGGCGCTTGTCGTTTTGGCGCAGGAGAGAGAGGAGGCCGTCGGTTGAGAAACGGTACTCGCTTTGCTGCATGCCTGTTTACAGGGTTGCTGTTGCTCGCTTCTCTACTGACGTCGCTAGCTTGCCGGGGAGAACAGGCGGAACTAACTGTTACTCAGGCGAGGAGTGCTGGCCCGCCGGGGCCGCCTGGTCCGGTTTCGGTGGTGTCGCGGGATCGAGCCTCGCGGCAGGAGGCCATGATAGACGTCAACAAATCGGCACTCACGACTTCCGGGGATAGCCTGAGGGTAACGGGCTCTGGATTTATGCCGGGAGAGCCAGTCGTCTTGTTGCTGAGGATAGACAAGAACCTGTCGATAGTACTTCTTGATTCGCGCGGTGAGCAGCAGTTAGTAGCAGACCAGAGGGGTGGTTTCTCGGTCACGTATAACGTGACTGACGTACCTCCGTCTGTGAGGACGCGGGCCGTCGGAAACCGTACCCTTGTCGCGATGGGTTCGGATGGCAGTAGAGCAACATTTCGGGTTCAGGTAGTTAATGGCCCGCCAGATGGCCGCGACGGCGGAAGAGAGGGTGATTCGAGCACCTACCTGGAAGCTAGCATAGGGAGACTTTAGGCCTACTCTGCCCGTGCCGACTCGCTGTCTGGAACATGCACCAGCGTGACCCTCAGCATCGTCGGTCTTCTGCCCATCGTGCCGATCACTTCGATGCTTAGCCCGGCGTGCTCTACCTTGTCACCGGCCACAGGTATCTTTCCAAGCCTGTCGAACACCAGCCCGCCTATCGTGTCGAACCCGTCGTTTACGACGTTAACTCCGAGGGTCTCGTTGAGTTCGTCAATGGTCATTCCGGCGTCGACAGCGAACTCGGCGTCTCCGACCCGCTGGATATCCGGCTCCTCAGCATCGAACTCATCCTGGATCTCCCCGACGATCTCCTCGAGAATGTCCTCGATCGTGACGATCCCCGATACGCCTCCGTACTCGTCAATCACGACAGCGAGATGCCTCCGCTGCTCCCGGAACACTTCCAACAACCCTTCAAGTGTCTTGGACTCTGGAATGAACATGGGTTGCCTGCCGACCTGCTGTGCTGACGTCATCGAGGCATCCTTACCAGCGGCCAGCTGCTGCAGGACGTCTCTCGCGTGTGCGACACCGACAATGTGGTCCAGATCACCCTTGTAGATCGGGATACGGCTGTGGCCGGCAGTCCTCATCTTGTCTACGAGCAATTCAAGAGATTCTTCAGACTCAACCGCCACTATATCCACTCTCGGGACCATGATCTCACGGGCCACCGTCCTGTCGAGTTGCACAACTCCGCGTATCATCCTCACTTCGTGCTCGTCCAGCACTTCCTCTGTCGGGTCTACTGTAAGTGTAAAGTCGAGAGCGGGGTCCGAAGGGCTGGAAACTTCAGCCGACGGGTTTCTGACGATCAATTCCTCTATCAGCAGGATTGGGCGAAGAGGGAATGACAGCAGCCAGGCAAACCTGGGCATGAATGTGCACAGTTGGGCAGAGTAACGCATGCCGAGAGATCGTGCCGCGTATGTTGCCCCCGCCAGCACTACGAGCACCAGGATTCCCCCAATTGAGGTCAGGTCCCATCTAACACCCCACGAGGCCCATACAACAGCCGTCATGGAGACCATCGTTGCTGCCAGGGCAATCAGGTTGAGAAGACGCAGGCCCGCGGTGGGTCCGCCGGGGAGGTTACTCAGGAGCCGGAACTGCTCAGATAGACCTGCTTCCTCGTTCAGGACGCTGGAGGCTACTGCCTGGATACGTCCTGCGATGGAAGTGGCACCAAGCTCGCTGAAGGCGAATGCCAAGATCGAGACCACCAGCGCAAGGGCTGGTATCGTACTGTCGCTCTCCAAATCAGTTCTCCAGGGTAGGACGGTCGCTTGAACGCGTCGTTCCGACCTCTGTCTCGTCGGTTCGCTTCTTCCTTATGCGAGCCGGCGCCCCGATTGCGCCAGAGTCTGGAGGCACGCTCTTGTTCACGACCGAACCGGCAGATGTGTACGACCTGTCGCCGATCGTGACAGGAGCAACCATCATGGTATCGCTCCCGATGAAGACGTCATCCCCAATCACTGTACTGTGTTTGTCTCGTCCGTCGAAGTTGCAGGTGACTGCGCCAGCTCCGATGTTTACGTTTGATCCGACTTGGGCGTCGCCAATGTAGCTGAAGTGACCTGACTTGGTGCCCCGTCCCAGTCGGCTGTTCTTCACCTCTGCGAAGTTGCCGATGTGCACATCTGATTCGATGTACGTGCCTGGTCTTATATGACTAAATGGACCGACGTCCACATTCGACTCCAATGTCGCTTCCTCTATAACTGAAGCGATCACCTTCACGCGGTCTCCGATGGTCGAGTGTTCGAGGATGGAATTCGGCCCGATCTCGCACTCGGCTCCGACCAGCGTCGCTCCACG
Coding sequences within it:
- a CDS encoding D-2-hydroxyacid dehydrogenase; this encodes MSFNLLIFDEGSPERGRIGEWPDLLRERIPDIEVNVATSVGEAMEMIGEADVAFGNIVPEVFERRGNLRWIACPQAGPRAGYYHDDLIDSDVVVTNTRDIYNDHISNHIMSYVLAFARGLHVYIRQQVESEWMPGYEIVNLPDATAVVVGVGGIGGETARLCSEFGMNVIGVDPRLDAPPQGVTELVAPDALDEVLPRADFVIVTVPETPETQRLFNLGRFEKMKPSCYFINIGRGATVVLDDLVAALDAGEIRGAALDVFEIEPLPSDHALWAMPNVIITPHCAGAGPYLDDRRTELFIENCVRFGQGQELQNVVDKANWF
- a CDS encoding flap endonuclease, with translation MASLYLVDGTYELFRAHFGAPPRTSPDGTSIGAVTGLLQTLLLLLREQQPEYIACAFDHVVESFRNDLFEGYKTGEGTPEDLAAQFELAETISRSLGIVTWPMVEFEADDAIATATTRWKHEPEIDKVVICSVDKDLMNLVEGDRVVVWDRRRDITYTEADVIERFGVPPASIPDYLALVGDSADGIPGVPRWGAKGTATVLAEFGHIDSIPESHEDWAVAVRGARSLATNLAECRNEAELYRTLATLRTDVPLTHELEDLRWHGVPQDEYLALCVSLGLERLRDTPERWQQE
- a CDS encoding HlyC/CorC family transporter; translation: MESDSTIPALALVVSILAFAFSELGATSIAGRIQAVASSVLNEEAGLSEQFRLLSNLPGGPTAGLRLLNLIALAATMVSMTAVVWASWGVRWDLTSIGGILVLVVLAGATYAARSLGMRYSAQLCTFMPRFAWLLSFPLRPILLIEELIVRNPSAEVSSPSDPALDFTLTVDPTEEVLDEHEVRMIRGVVQLDRTVAREIMVPRVDIVAVESEESLELLVDKMRTAGHSRIPIYKGDLDHIVGVAHARDVLQQLAAGKDASMTSAQQVGRQPMFIPESKTLEGLLEVFREQRRHLAVVIDEYGGVSGIVTIEDILEEIVGEIQDEFDAEEPDIQRVGDAEFAVDAGMTIDELNETLGVNVVNDGFDTIGGLVFDRLGKIPVAGDKVEHAGLSIEVIGTMGRRPTMLRVTLVHVPDSESARAE